TACGCTGTGCTGTTGGCGTCGCTCCTCTGTTCGTTCATAGGAGAAATCATCGTCCACTGGTTGGTCTCTGGAGAGTATCGTTCGACCGTCTCCAGCCTCACGTCTCCATCGTGCCCACCCATGGCGTAGATCAAACCATCCAGCAAAGCCACGCTGACATAGCACCTCGGTGAATGCATGGGCGCTACTTCTTGCCACGTGTGATTGGCCAGGTCGTACTTGTGGGTAGTGTTGAACTCTACAACGTCGTCGAACCCTCCAATCAAGTACACACATCCGTTAAGGAACACTGTACCGTGATAGGCCCGTGGTGTCCTGTCATTATTAGCCACGTCCACCCACCTGTTGGCACGGTTGTCATACACTTCGATGTTGTTGACTGGATTTGTTTCGCTGAAACCGCCAATGGCTAGAAGGAGCGCTTGGGGCAGCCTCGGACGGGCTagacgggaggacagggagacaTTGGATCCCCTAACTTGGGCATCCATAACCACGGCCTTACATTCATGATTGTTCTGGAGCAGGTTATTTCCATGAACCTGCTGAATAAAGTAGTCGCGGTGGACCAGAGCCAGACGGACTTTTGTCAGAAGATTGGCCAAGTGTGTAATTCTTTCCTGAGGAGCGTGTGAGACCCATCTGAGGACCGCCTCAAACACGGTGCTCTCCTCCTTCACGTTCAACTGATCTTCGTCAATGATGGAACAGAGGTCTTCcctggagagatggaggaactCTTCAGAGCTGGACACCACATCTTCAAAGTGCTTCAGGATGTATGAGAACACTTGTTTCTTCAGCTCGGGGTAGTGGTACTGGTTTGTGAGGCCCCAGACAGCGATGCAGTTACTGGGGGACAGTTGCTCTTTCATGACCCGACAGCAGGCTTGGGTAATCCCGCTCACACCTAAGAAGTCAGCAGCGATAAAGAGCGCCTGGATGTTTTCCGGGGTGATGTGGACCACCCGAGTGTAGCAGTAGTCCAGGATGATCTCCATAATATCAGCTGACACATGAGAGATGTCAAAATCCTGGCGGTCAGGGCTCGACCAGTTGGTGAACAGAGCTTTGAAGTACGTGCTGCAGCTGCACAGGACCAGCTTGTGTGCCGGGAATTGTACGCCGGCCACGTTGAGCAAGGCATCAAACAACATCTGCTCCTTCCTCAGCTCTTCGAATGTGGCCATTGGAGCGCTCGTGGCTGttttgtatatgtaaatggatttatttgttttgaggGTAAAACACGTCTGTCTCGGTGGACAGTCTGAGTGAGAATGAGCTGCTGTGTGAAGTGTAAGTTCCACTACAGTTTTTGTAGTTCCACTACAGTTCTTTGTGACATCacgcgtttccatggagatgtgtggCACGTGCATTCTGTGACGTCGTCATGGAACTGGTCTtcacaaaatcaaaaataaacaaaatgagaatAAGGTTTTACCAGCTGAATtttgaatatgattttttttttttttttttttactatttatttacatgatatttcacaataacaaactgaatacatatCTACtgataacacaaatataaaaatacacaaaaaaaaaaacaaaaaccacaCCAACACCAAATAAGCACACACAAGGGGGACAATATCATACCAAAAGGAGCctttataacataaaatatcaataaTCTGGTCTACTTCAGATtcacttcacaaaaaaaaaccaaaaacacagGGAATCTATTACCCATTTAACTTTTTAGTCCTATATGTGTTATTGTCTGCCATTCTGGGCCTAAATGGTCTACTTCAGATtcacttcacaaaaaaaaaacaaaaacacagggaaTCTATTACCCATTTAACTTTTTAGTCCTATATGTGTTATTGTCTGCCATTCTGGGCCTAAAAACTCACGCAGGGGCGACCAGTCCTTAACAAAAGAGTCTAACTTTCCTTCAAGGACATTGTAAAGCCTTT
The sequence above is drawn from the Periophthalmus magnuspinnatus isolate fPerMag1 unplaced genomic scaffold, fPerMag1.2.pri scaffold_48_arrow_ctg1, whole genome shotgun sequence genome and encodes:
- the LOC117393629 gene encoding kelch-like protein 10, with translation MATFEELRKEQMLFDALLNVAGVQFPAHKLVLCSCSTYFKALFTNWSSPDRQDFDISHVSADIMEIILDYCYTRVVHITPENIQALFIAADFLGVSGITQACCRVMKEQLSPSNCIAVWGLTNQYHYPELKKQVFSYILKHFEDVVSSSEEFLHLSREDLCSIIDEDQLNVKEESTVFEAVLRWVSHAPQERITHLANLLTKVRLALVHRDYFIQQVHGNNLLQNNHECKAVVMDAQVRGSNVSLSSRLARPRLPQALLLAIGGFSETNPVNNIEVYDNRANRWVDVANNDRTPRAYHGTVFLNGCVYLIGGFDDVVEFNTTHKYDLANHTWQEVAPMHSPRCYVSVALLDGLIYAMGGHDGDVRLETVERYSPETNQWTMISPMNEQRSDANSTAYDGKIYICGGFNGEQVLDTAECYNPLTDQWTMISNMTNRRRGVGVIAYANEIYAVGGFSGMVRLNTMEAYNPRTNTWRPLPDLLYGRSNFGIGVVDERLYVVGGFNGSTTINRVECFDVKTGVWSEVQNMEISRSALSCSVAYDLPNMADYAAPRAALPDDDPAEE